A region of Ornithorhynchus anatinus isolate Pmale09 chromosome 5, mOrnAna1.pri.v4, whole genome shotgun sequence DNA encodes the following proteins:
- the LOC114812185 gene encoding D(1B) dopamine receptor-like, with protein MDPLRGLTTALLSLLILSTLLGNALVCAAVLRFRHLRSKVTNVFVFSLAVSDLLVALLVMPWRAAAQAAGYWPFGAFCDVWVAFDITCSTASILHLCLISLDRYWAISSPFRYERRMTRAAALATIGVAWLLSLLISFIPVRLRWHRAGERLRPAGGEGANGTVRAENCDASLNRTYAVSSSLVSFYIPVVVMVVTYGRIYRIAHHQLRRISALERAGGLGRGGAFGAPLPTTLSSPRSSLRKETKVLKTLSVIVGVFVGCWLPFFVLNCLVPFCPLGPAGRPPCVSETTFSVFVWCGWANSALNPVVYAFNGEFRRAFASVLGRGPCAGPSRAAVETLDLSDQLVSYRRDTGTRPKEPADAYVSMIPF; from the exons atggacccCCTGAGGGGtctgaccactgctctcctctccctcctcatcctgtcCACGCTGCTGGGCAATGCCCTGGTGTGCGCCGCCGTGCTGCGCTTCCGCCACTTGCGCTCCAAGGTGACCAACGTCTTCGTCTTCTCGCTGGCCGTCTCGGACCTCCTGGTGGCCCTGCTGGTGATGCCTTGGAGGGCGGCAGCCCAGGCCGCGGGCTACTGGCCCTTCGGGGCCTTCTGCGACGTCTGGGTGGCCTTCGACATCACGTGCTCCACGGCCTCCATCCTGCACCTCTGCCTCATCAGCCTGGACCGTTACTGGGCCATCTCCAGCCCCTTTCGGTACGAGCGTCGGATGACCCGGGCCGCGGCCCTGGCGACCATTGGGGTGGCCTGGCTGCtgtccctcctcatctcctttaTCCCCGTCCGGCTACGCTGGCACCGGGCCGGCGAGCGGCTCCGCCCCGCGGGAGGCGAAGGCGCCAACGGCACCGTCCGGGCCGAGAACTGCGACGCCAGCCTGAACCGAACCTACGCCGTGTCCTCCTCGCTGGTCAGCTTCTACATCCCCGTGGTGGTCATGGTGGTGACCTACGGCCGGATCTACCGGATCGCCCACCACCAGCTGCGCAGGATCTCGGCCCTggagcgggccggggggctggggaggggcggtgCGTTTGGGGCGCCCCTTCCCAcgactctctcctcccctcggaGCTCCTTGCGCAAGGAGACCAAAGTGCTGAAGACCCTGTCCGTCATCGTGGGGGTCTTCGTGGGCTGCTGGCTCCCTTTCTTCGTCCTCAACTGCCTGGTACCCTTCTGCCCTCTGGGCCCGGCGGGGCGACCCCCCTGCGTCAGCGAGACCACCTTCAGCGTCTTCGTGTGGTGCGGCTGGGCCAACTCGGCCCTCAACCCGGTCGTCTACGCTTTCAATGGCGAGTTCCGGCGGGCCTTCGCCTCCGTCCTGGGCCGCGGCCCATGCGCCGGTCCTTCCCGGGCCGCGGTGGAGACGCTCGACTTGAGCGACCAGCTGGTGTCCTACCGCCGGGACACCGGGACCCGCCCCAAGGagccggcg gatgcgtacgtatctatgattccattt
- the CHMP7 gene encoding LOW QUALITY PROTEIN: charged multivesicular body protein 7 (The sequence of the model RefSeq protein was modified relative to this genomic sequence to represent the inferred CDS: deleted 2 bases in 2 codons; substituted 1 base at 1 genomic stop codon): protein MWSPGREAEVPAAGEPAGLLPPEWEEDEERMSFLFSAFKRSREVNSTDWDSKMGFWAPLVLSRSRRQGAVRLRLRDLQEAFQRKGSVPLGLATVLQDLLRXGSVQRESDFMASVDSSWISWGVGVFLLKPLKWTLSMILGDNKGPPQEEVLVAVELLKEKAEEAYRLYQNSPLSSHPVVALSELSTLCASSCPDERTFYLLLLQLQKEKRVTVLEQNGEKIVKFARGLHAKVSPVNDVDVGVYQLMQSERLLSRKVESLSQEAERCKEDARQACRAGKKQLALRCLKSKQRTEKRIEALHAKLDTVQGILDRIYASQTDQMVFNAYQAGVGALKLSMRDVTVEKAESLVDQIQELCDTQDEVVQTLAGVGINGLDTDSEELEKELDILLLQDATKEPPDLPDVPHKPLPPAALPLPNISDAELEAELEELSLQGGDLVPSSPSPKRFLEPTL from the exons ATGTGGTCCCCGGGACGGGAGGCCGAGGTGCCGGCGGCGGGGGAGCCGGCGGGGCTGCTGCCCCCGGAATGGGAGGAGGACGAAGAGCGcatgtccttcctcttctccgCCTTCAAGAGGAGCCGCGAGGTCAACAGCACCGACTGGGACAGCAAAATGGGCTTCTGGGCGCCGCTGGTGCTGAGCCGcagccgccgccagggggcggtgCGTCTGCGCCTGCGCGACCTGCAGGAAGCCTTCCAGCGCAAGGGCAGCGTCCCGCTCGGCTTGGCCACCGTGCTGCAGGACCTGCTGCGGTGAGGC AGTGTGCAGCGGGAGTCTGACTTCATGGCGAGCGTGGACAGCAGCTGGAtctcctggggggtg ggggtcttccTGCTGAAGCCCCTCAAGTGGACTCTGTCAATGATACTGGGGGACAACAAGGGTCCCCCGCAAGAGGAG GTCCTGGTGGCCGTGGAGCTGCTTAAG gagaaggcagaggaggcgtATCGTCTGTATCAGaactccccgctctcctcccacCCCGTGGTGGCCCTGTCCGAGCTGAGCACGCTCTGTGCAAGTTCCTGTCCGGATGAGAGGACTTTCTATCTGCTGCTGCTCCAGctgcagaaggagaagagagtcacCGTCCTGGAACAGAACGGCGAGAAG ATTGTGAAGTTCGCCCGCGGTCTGCATGCCAAGGTCTCCCCGGTAAACGATGTGGACGTGGGGGTGTATCAGCTGATGCAGAGCGAGCGGCTGCTGTCACGCAAAGTGGAGTCCTTGTCCCAGGAAGCCGAGAG GTGTAAGGAAGATGCCCGACAGGCCTGCCGAGCCGGGAAGAAGCAGTTG GCGCTGAGGTGTCTAAAGTCCAAGCAGCGGACAGAGAAGCGCATCGAGGCGTTGCATgccaagctggacacagttcaagGAATCCTGGATCGGATCTACGCGTCCCAGACAGATCAGATG GTTTTCAACGCCTATCAGGCCGGCGTGGGAGCGCTGAAACTGTCTATGAGAGACGTCACCGTGGAGAAGGCGGAGAGCCTGGTGGATCAGATTCAAGAG CTGTGCGACACCCAGGACGAAGTGGTGCAAACCCTGGCAGGAGTGGGAATCAACGGCTTGG ATACTGACAGTGAAGAATTGGAGAAGGAACtggacatcctcctcctccaggacgccaCCAAAGAACCCCCGGACCTGCCCGACGTCCCCCACAAGCCGCTTCCCCCTGccgccctgcctctccccaacatCTCCGACGCCGAGTTGGAAGCCGAGCTGGAGGAGCTGTCCCTGCAGGGGGGAG ATTTGGTGCCAAGCAGCCCGTCACCCAAGAGGTTCCTGGAACCGACTCTCTAA